In Thermococcus profundus, the genomic stretch ATGACGGTTGCCTCGCCCCTGATGGCGTCGCCACCGGCGAAAACTCCAGGAATGCTGGTCATCATGCTCTCGTCAACGACTATCCTTCCGCGCTCGACCTTGAGGCCTGGGGTGTTGATGATGAGCCTGTTCGGGTGCTTCCCTATGGCGATGATGACTGTGTCGGCTTCGAGCGTAACGTACTCGCCTGTTCCCACTATCTTCCTCTTGCCGCGAGCATCGCGCTCCTCGAGGGCCTTCATCTTCTCGAACTTGACTGCCTTGACCTTGCCGTTCTCGTCGCCTATGAACTCCACCGGGTTGATGAAGTACTCGAACTTTATGCCCTCCTCCTTGGCGTGGTGGACTTCCTCGATCCTAGCACTTACGTCCTCCTCTCCCCTGCGGTAGGCTATGGTCACCTCGGCACCGAAGCGCCTCGCCGAACGAGCGGCGTCCATTGCGGTGTTTCCGGCGCCGATGACGATAACCTTCTTTCCAACGTAGACAGGAGTGTCGTACTCGGGGAAGAGGTAGGCCTTCATGAGGTTGACCCTCGTGAGGAACTCGTTGGCGGTGTAGATTCCGTTGAGGTTGATTCCCGGGGCGTTGACGAGCCTCGGGGTTCCGGCACCAGAGCCAATGAAGACCGCGTCATACTCCTGGAGGAGCTCCTCTATGGTGACTGTCCTTCCGACAACGTGGTCGGTGAGGATTCTAACGCCGAGCTTCCTGAGCTTCTCAATTTCCTTTTCCACTATCTCCTTCGGGAGCCTGAACTCGGGGATGCCGTACATGAGAACTCCTCCGGGCTCGTGGAGGGCCTCGTAGATGGTGACGTCGTAGCCGAGCTTCGCCAGTTCGCCAGCGGCGGTGAGGCCAGCGGGCCCAGCGCCGATTATGGCAACCTTCTGACCCTTCTTCTCGATCTTCGGGATTATCTCGAAGAGAAGCTCCTCGTCAATGCCCTTCTCGCGTGCGTAGTCGGCGACGAAACGCTCAAGCTTGCCGATGTTTATCTTGTCGCCGACCTTGCCCATGACACAGTTCTTCTCACACTGATCCTCCTGCGGGCAGACACGGCCAGTTGTGGCCGGGAGAGAGTTGCAGGCCCAGATGACGTTGAGGGCTTCCTTAACTGCCTTGTCCGGGTTGTCGCGGTACTCAACGAGCTTGCTTATGAAGCCGGGGATGTTGATGTGAACGGGACAGCCCTTAATACATGGTGCGTAGTCGTAGGGACACTGAAGGCACCTCTCTGCCTCCTTTACGGCCAGCTCAAAGGTGTATCCAAGGTTAACCTCAACGAAGCTTTTGATTCTCTCCTCCGGAGGCCTCTCCGGAGTGGGAACGCGCTCCTTAATGAGTTTCCTTCTAACCGCCATCACTGCTCACCTCCCTGGGCCTGGAGCCCCTTGAGGTAGTGTTCCATGGCCAGCCTCTCCATCGGGGCATAGAAACCGGTCCTGTGTATCAGCTCGTCCCAGTCGACCTTGTAGGCATCGAACCCAGGCCCGTCGATACACGCGAACTTAACCTCCCCACCTACGGTAACACGGCAGGCACCGCACATTCCCGTTGCGTCGACCATTATCGGGTGAAGGTCGGAGTGCATCGGGATTCCATACTCCTTAACGACGTTGAATATGGCCTTCTGGCCACCGGCCGGGCCGACGGTGAGAACCATGTCGAAGTGCTCGTTCTCAAGGAGTCCCTTAACCCTAGCAACGGCCCTCTTAACGAGCTCCTGAGCTATCTCGCTCATTCCCCAACCTTCCTGAAGGTCGAACCCCTCAACAATGTGCCTTGAAACGGCGTTCTCAAAGTCTTCCTTGAGGATAACCATAGGGTTCGGGGTAACGTGGAGCGTTGTAACGTCGTTTCCGAGCTCCTGCCAGGCCTTAGCTATCGGGAAGACCTCAACCATTCCGGTTATGAGACCCACAGCAAGAACCTTACCGTACTTTTTCATCGGAGCGGGGTTTCCAAGCGGGCCTGCGACGTTGAGGATCTCATCACCGGGCTTGAGCTCGTTGGCCATCCTCATGGTCGTTTTTCCGCGGACGAAGGTGATGAGGGTTATCCAACCCTCTTCCCTGTCCCAGGTAACCGGGGTTAGGGGAATCCT encodes the following:
- the gltA gene encoding NADPH-dependent glutamate synthase; its protein translation is MAVRRKLIKERVPTPERPPEERIKSFVEVNLGYTFELAVKEAERCLQCPYDYAPCIKGCPVHINIPGFISKLVEYRDNPDKAVKEALNVIWACNSLPATTGRVCPQEDQCEKNCVMGKVGDKINIGKLERFVADYAREKGIDEELLFEIIPKIEKKGQKVAIIGAGPAGLTAAGELAKLGYDVTIYEALHEPGGVLMYGIPEFRLPKEIVEKEIEKLRKLGVRILTDHVVGRTVTIEELLQEYDAVFIGSGAGTPRLVNAPGINLNGIYTANEFLTRVNLMKAYLFPEYDTPVYVGKKVIVIGAGNTAMDAARSARRFGAEVTIAYRRGEEDVSARIEEVHHAKEEGIKFEYFINPVEFIGDENGKVKAVKFEKMKALEERDARGKRKIVGTGEYVTLEADTVIIAIGKHPNRLIINTPGLKVERGRIVVDESMMTSIPGVFAGGDAIRGEATVILAMGDGRRAAKAIHEYLTKKREEQNA
- a CDS encoding sulfide/dihydroorotate dehydrogenase-like FAD/NAD-binding protein yields the protein MPYKILDKKELAMNEVWYKIQAPHVAKKVQPGQFVIVRAFPNGERIPLTPVTWDREEGWITLITFVRGKTTMRMANELKPGDEILNVAGPLGNPAPMKKYGKVLAVGLITGMVEVFPIAKAWQELGNDVTTLHVTPNPMVILKEDFENAVSRHIVEGFDLQEGWGMSEIAQELVKRAVARVKGLLENEHFDMVLTVGPAGGQKAIFNVVKEYGIPMHSDLHPIMVDATGMCGACRVTVGGEVKFACIDGPGFDAYKVDWDELIHRTGFYAPMERLAMEHYLKGLQAQGGEQ